The DNA segment GCTTATACCTATACCCAGATGGGTAAGATTAAGCTGGAACAAAAACAGGCGGCTGAAGCCATACATTACTTTAACCAAACTTTAAGCTCCTTTGGCCTGATAGACAACAGTCTGCAAATCCCACTAAAAAAAATATTTGGGGATAATCGTCTGGTAGATGTTTTTTACCAAAAATCGCTGGCACTTAACTTACTGGGAAAAGAAAAGGAAGCGCTGGAAAACATCCGCCTCGCTCTGCTTGCTGCAGATAAGATCCGCTTTGAACTTGCAGATGTAAAAACCAAACAACGCTTTCAGGCCGAGACCAAACAGATGGCAGAAAAAGCAATCGCCATTGCTTTTGATTTGCTTCAAAAAACAAAACAGCATAACTATGCAGTAGCAATTGTTGACATCATTGAGCAAGCCAAAGCCCGTACCCTGTTGGACGATATCAGAAGAAGCCAGCAGCAGTTAACGCTTTCAACAAATGACACCCTATTTCAACAAAAAGCAAAGCTTGAACAGGCTATCGCCTACAATGAGAGGGAACTGTTACAAAGTAAGGGGGATATTAAAGAAGCAGAACAACGCTATGCTGTATTAAAGTTTAAACTGGAAGCGCTGGAAAAGGATTTAACCAAACGTTATCCATCCATGATCATAAATAAAGATAGTCCAGGATTTGGGCGTACCGCTGAACCGTTAAGCCAATTGCCTGCACATGCTCATTTCATTGCGTTCTTTTTAGGCACACAAAATCTTTATGTGGTAGAAATTTACGGCAACAGGGTAAAACACATTAAACAGGTCCGGGCAGCCCCGGCAATAAAAAAAACGATCTTCAATTTTGTAAGTACTTATTACCATAGTGGCCCCTCAGCAATGATGAATCAGCCAGAGGCCTTCTTTTTGGCTTCAAATCAGATTTACAGAGCTTTACTTGGTGATCTTAAATTTAACAAAAATGATAAACTGATCATTATACCCGATGAAATTATTGGTTATTTATCCTTTGACGGCCTGATTACGGATAAAAATTACGAACCATCCATAGCAAACTGGCCCTACCTTATTAGAAGCCAGTCCTTGTCCTATGCTTTTTCTATCCAGACCTGGATAAACCAGGCAGCAAAAAAAACTATCCAAACCCCTAATTTTTCGGGTTTGTTTATTACCCATCAAAATAAAAACAAGCAATTTATCCCTGCTGTAGCCAAAGAAGCTGAGGCTATAGAGAAAATTATCGGCGGAAGTTTCATGAAAGATAAAGAGGCAGGTGTAAAAGATTTTTTTAATGCATTTGATAAAGCAAATGTATTGCATATAAGCACACATGCTTACCTTTCCGGACTGCAAAAAGAACCCACCTTGTCCTTTAATGACAACGAAGTGTTTCTATTTGAACTATCTGCCAGAAAAACGGCTCCCGACCTGATCGTATTAAGTGCATGCAGAACAGCAGATGGTATAATGAATGCAAGTGAGGGCATTATTAGTTTGAGCAGAGGATTTGCAGCAATAGGTACCGGGGGCACTATTGCAGGACTATGGAACGTAAACGACAAGGCAGCATCAGAAATTACGGCAACCTGTTACAGCAACATGTTGCAGGGACAGGAAATCAGCACGGCATTACACCATGCCAAACTAAGCTGGCTGCAAAATAAAGAAAGACAGGCACAGGAATACCTGCCCTATTACTGGGACCCACTTATTTATATGGGCTACGATAAAAAAGTAACATTAAAGCCTGCCCAAAGCATGCTGCAGACCTACGGACTGCCCGCCACCCTCTTACTGGCCGCTGCATCCGGTATTTATCACCTTTTAAAGATCAGAAAAAAAACTAAACGCCTTGTTTAAGTATGGTAACCGCCAGGGGTGGAACATTCAATACAACCGAGTAGTCCCTGTTGTGGCAACCTACTTTTTCAGGAAGTATCAGTTTATTGTTCAGCTTTCCACTGCCAAAAAACTCTTTGGCATCTGTATTAAATATTTCCTTCCATTTGGCTCTGAATGGTAGGCCAACTCTATAATTTTCTCTGTAAACAGGTGTCAGGTTCAAAATTACAATTAAGGTATCTTTTGCCTTTTTGCCTTTTCTGATGTAGATGTAAATAGAATGCCTGGCATCATCCGCATTGATCCATTCAAAACCTTCAGCAGAAAAGCTATGCTCAAATAGGGCCGGCTCAGAAACATATAATTTATTGATTGCCCTTACGGTTTTTTGCATACCAATATGAGGTGCGTGTTCCAGTAAGTGCCAGTCCAGCGAACTTTTAAAATCCCATTCATGGGTCTGCGCAAATTCATTCCCCATAAACAAGAGCTTTGTACCAGGTTGGGTAAACATATAGGCATACAATACCCTTAAATTGGCAAACTTCTGCCACTCATCGCCAGGCATTTTATAAATCATGGATGACTTGCCGTGTACCACTTCATCATGAGAAAACGGAAGCATAAAGTTTTCTGTAAAAGCGTATGTAATGCTGAAAGTAAGCTGATAATGATGGTACCTTCTGTTGATCGGATCATTTTTGAAATATTTCAGCGTATCGTTCATCCAGCCCATCATCCATTTCATCCCAAAACCAAGGCCACCATTGTGTACCGGATGTGTTACGAGGGGGTAAGTACTGCTTTCTTCGGCAATGGTATGTACCCCTTCGTAATTACCATATACCGCAATGTTAAGGTCTTTTAAAAACTGGATAGCCCCCAGGTTTTCACTGCCCCCATATTCATTTTTGGCAGCATCCTCTGTTTTGCGGGAAAAGTCGAAATAAAGCATAGAAGCTACGGCATCAACCCTTAACCCATCTATATGGAATTTATCCAGCCAGTACAGTGCATTGCTGATTAAGAATGAACGCACTTCGTTCCTGTCGTAATTAAAAATATAGGATTTCCAGTCGGGATGAAAACCTTTGCGCATATCCGAATGTTCGTACAAATGCGTACCATCAAAATGGTAAAGGCCATTCGAATCACCTGGAAAATGAGAAGGCACCCAATCCATAATTACAGCAATGTTATTTCTATGCAGTTCATTGATCAGGTACATCAGTTCCTGAGGAGTACCATGCCGCGAACTTGCTGCAAAATATCCGGTAATCTGGTATCCCCAGGATGGGAAGTAGGGATATTCCATTAAAGGCATGAACTCGACATGCGTAAAACCCATATCCAGCACATAAGGAACAAGGCTATTGGCAATTTCCATATAGGTCAGCACCCGATCAGGTTCACTCGGATCACGCTGCCAGGATCCCAGATGTACCTCATAAACCGACATGGGCTTGTTCAGTGCATTTAATTTAGGGCGCTTATTTAACCAGGCTTTATCTTTCCATTTGTAATCATTGTCCCAAACAATAGAAGCTGTTTTTGGCGGATGTTCCCATCTTTTGGCATAAGGATCGCCTTTTTCTACTTCCAGCCCGTCAAAACCTTTTACTAAAAACTTATAAAGCTCACCCTTGCCTATACCAGGGATAAAACCTTCCCATATGCCAGATGAATCCAGGCGTTTGTTTAAAGCATGGGCCGACCGGTTCCATTGGTTAAAATCGCCAATTACATGTACAGCCTGGGCATTGGGCGCCCAAACCGCAAAGTAAGTACCCGCTACCCCCTCAACATGGATCAGCTGCGCTCCAAATTTCTCATACAACCTAAAGTGCTTCCCTGAAACAAATAAAGAAATATCAAAATCACTGAATAAGCTATGGACAAGCACTGCTCTCATTAGTTATATATTTTTATACTGGTAAAATTTTTATTTGATCTGAAATGCAGACAAC comes from the Pedobacter heparinus DSM 2366 genome and includes:
- a CDS encoding CHAT domain-containing protein, whose amino-acid sequence is MRIAKSWFCTLLIYLAFFGFVVAQPAENIPQYLRKTLDSLKTKDNLSEWIYTRIDYCYHNPSQSLPFLMRTERDSWRKPQYTPEKEAWLMLLSNLGYNQMYSGNILQSISYYELAYNYYINHKLNVEGIAEYVLKPWANNCTRLGDYEKALFIQQKTLDYANKERNDSLAVAVYNNMAISYRSLGDFKNAEDCILLGKKKAGYTAVELILLDNTLADIYNDKEELELAEKVIGKNIARQESRKQDFETAYWLMSSYITAGNIQFRKNNFSLAWKYYKLALSINDQYYKGNRLREKAYTYTQMGKIKLEQKQAAEAIHYFNQTLSSFGLIDNSLQIPLKKIFGDNRLVDVFYQKSLALNLLGKEKEALENIRLALLAADKIRFELADVKTKQRFQAETKQMAEKAIAIAFDLLQKTKQHNYAVAIVDIIEQAKARTLLDDIRRSQQQLTLSTNDTLFQQKAKLEQAIAYNERELLQSKGDIKEAEQRYAVLKFKLEALEKDLTKRYPSMIINKDSPGFGRTAEPLSQLPAHAHFIAFFLGTQNLYVVEIYGNRVKHIKQVRAAPAIKKTIFNFVSTYYHSGPSAMMNQPEAFFLASNQIYRALLGDLKFNKNDKLIIIPDEIIGYLSFDGLITDKNYEPSIANWPYLIRSQSLSYAFSIQTWINQAAKKTIQTPNFSGLFITHQNKNKQFIPAVAKEAEAIEKIIGGSFMKDKEAGVKDFFNAFDKANVLHISTHAYLSGLQKEPTLSFNDNEVFLFELSARKTAPDLIVLSACRTADGIMNASEGIISLSRGFAAIGTGGTIAGLWNVNDKAASEITATCYSNMLQGQEISTALHHAKLSWLQNKERQAQEYLPYYWDPLIYMGYDKKVTLKPAQSMLQTYGLPATLLLAAASGIYHLLKIRKKTKRLV
- the glgB gene encoding 1,4-alpha-glucan branching protein GlgB gives rise to the protein MRAVLVHSLFSDFDISLFVSGKHFRLYEKFGAQLIHVEGVAGTYFAVWAPNAQAVHVIGDFNQWNRSAHALNKRLDSSGIWEGFIPGIGKGELYKFLVKGFDGLEVEKGDPYAKRWEHPPKTASIVWDNDYKWKDKAWLNKRPKLNALNKPMSVYEVHLGSWQRDPSEPDRVLTYMEIANSLVPYVLDMGFTHVEFMPLMEYPYFPSWGYQITGYFAASSRHGTPQELMYLINELHRNNIAVIMDWVPSHFPGDSNGLYHFDGTHLYEHSDMRKGFHPDWKSYIFNYDRNEVRSFLISNALYWLDKFHIDGLRVDAVASMLYFDFSRKTEDAAKNEYGGSENLGAIQFLKDLNIAVYGNYEGVHTIAEESSTYPLVTHPVHNGGLGFGMKWMMGWMNDTLKYFKNDPINRRYHHYQLTFSITYAFTENFMLPFSHDEVVHGKSSMIYKMPGDEWQKFANLRVLYAYMFTQPGTKLLFMGNEFAQTHEWDFKSSLDWHLLEHAPHIGMQKTVRAINKLYVSEPALFEHSFSAEGFEWINADDARHSIYIYIRKGKKAKDTLIVILNLTPVYRENYRVGLPFRAKWKEIFNTDAKEFFGSGKLNNKLILPEKVGCHNRDYSVVLNVPPLAVTILKQGV